A single region of the Flavobacteriales bacterium genome encodes:
- a CDS encoding protease inhibitor I42 family protein gives MNKLKIIFLSVIITPLMILIIYLLWSYNYYKPGENDSFNLKVGEEFSVKLYENPSTGYSNCVLNENSVGCIEKVKQYYEPDWNPFKQDGKGGELILKFKAVKTGIDTIRISKCPTGREHKTCKDYSVNSSQIDNEFYVLVE, from the coding sequence ATGAACAAATTAAAAATCATATTTTTAAGTGTAATAATTACTCCTCTAATGATTTTAATTATCTATTTGCTTTGGAGTTATAATTACTACAAACCTGGAGAAAATGACTCATTCAATTTGAAAGTTGGTGAGGAATTTTCTGTTAAACTCTATGAAAATCCTTCAACGGGATATTCTAATTGTGTGTTGAATGAAAATTCTGTTGGTTGTATTGAAAAAGTCAAACAATACTATGAACCTGACTGGAATCCATTTAAACAGGATGGAAAAGGCGGAGAGCTAATATTAAAATTTAAGGCAGTGAAAACAGGAATCGATACCATAAGAATAAGCAAATGTCCGACAGGCAGGGAACACAAAACTTGTAAAGATTACAGTGTAAATTCCTCTCAAATTGATAATGAATTTTATGTTTTGGTGGAATAG
- a CDS encoding Fic family protein → MIVLENFHAGLYQKHPTGYRFFAPSLINNSWKWENQTINTLLEKAAIKLGELNSFARLVPNIDLFIQLHVTKEAVVSSRIEGTQTQMDEALLDENDIAPERKNDWREVNNYIQAMNQAIEELSSLPLSSRLIKQTHKSLLTSVRGENKMPGEYRSSQNWIGGSSLLDAVFIPPSQDLIPELMGDLEKFLNNDENQIAALIKIGIAHYQFETIHPFIDGNGRIGRLLITLFLIEQKILEKPLLYLSAYFEKNKGLYYDNLTFVRTKNDMIQWLKYFLVGVAETAENATETLSSILLLKTSLEIGLPKQFGKKAANANLLLHQLFKNPIIQVTQVQTLLGLSYKAANDMVNDFVQASILEEMTGQNRNRIFVFDQYLKLFKF, encoded by the coding sequence ATGATTGTATTAGAGAATTTTCATGCCGGATTGTATCAAAAGCATCCTACAGGGTATCGTTTTTTTGCACCATCTCTTATAAACAATTCTTGGAAATGGGAAAATCAAACAATAAACACATTACTTGAAAAGGCTGCAATTAAATTGGGGGAGCTTAACTCTTTTGCAAGGTTAGTTCCGAATATTGACTTGTTTATCCAACTGCACGTTACCAAAGAGGCCGTGGTTTCAAGCAGAATAGAGGGTACTCAAACACAAATGGACGAAGCCTTATTGGATGAAAATGATATCGCACCCGAAAGAAAAAATGACTGGCGAGAAGTAAACAACTATATACAAGCCATGAATCAGGCAATTGAAGAACTAAGCAGTCTTCCGCTTTCTTCTCGGCTTATTAAACAAACTCATAAAAGCCTTCTTACCAGCGTAAGAGGTGAAAATAAAATGCCAGGAGAATACCGAAGCAGTCAAAATTGGATTGGCGGCAGCAGCTTGTTAGATGCGGTATTTATTCCTCCAAGTCAGGATTTGATACCAGAGTTAATGGGTGATTTAGAGAAATTTTTGAACAACGACGAAAATCAAATTGCCGCATTGATAAAAATTGGAATTGCTCATTATCAGTTTGAAACCATCCACCCTTTTATAGACGGAAACGGGCGGATTGGCCGATTGCTCATTACCCTATTTTTAATAGAACAAAAAATTTTAGAAAAACCACTGCTGTATCTCTCAGCATATTTCGAAAAAAACAAAGGTTTGTACTACGACAATCTCACATTTGTGCGAACCAAAAATGATATGATTCAGTGGCTTAAATATTTTTTGGTCGGGGTGGCAGAAACTGCAGAAAACGCAACAGAAACGCTTTCGTCAATACTTTTGCTAAAAACAAGTTTAGAAATAGGACTGCCAAAACAGTTTGGCAAAAAAGCAGCGAATGCAAACCTGCTGTTGCATCAACTTTTTAAAAACCCAATAATTCAAGTAACTCAAGTTCAGACATTGTTGGGTTTGAGTTATAAAGCCGCCAACGATATGGTAAACGATTTTGTTCAAGCCTCTATTCTTGAAGAAATGACCGGGCAAAACCGAAATCGAATATTTGTGTTTGACCAATATTTGAAGTTGTTTAAGTTTTAG
- a CDS encoding Ig-like domain-containing protein, whose amino-acid sequence MRSKIQIIVLLVGIFSACTNSKKFPVYNPEFINHISAYTTGFVERDAEIIIVLNEAVKDNKKDKIKPTELFDFEPTIKGTAEWRNNRTIVFKPNEKLKRGTVYQAVFHYGEIKNVKRDLKRFPFRFETKKPEINLHVSGLQTYADNNPKLRKLTGEITTSDDENLETIKQCLTAQYKGKSQKIDWYEVGSQKFRFEIDSLERGSEMGKVILELNGKPMECATQLKNEVLVPGMGIFRVETVEIINEPDQKIHVFFSESLSEMQSFIGLVELDSQSIENYEVNGNKMTIFPQKGLIGEHRLKFIKSIKNYAGKTLQNDLIREVYFEKPKPKLRMVGAGTIVPDAKGVVFPFEAMGLKAVDVWIFRIHEQNIPQFLQINDLEENGELKRVGKLIYEGKVELNQNKKPLENEWVRYTLNINKYIQKEPGAIYRVMIGFRRSYTFFECSEGEEDHAIDDDAMYYHYYSGNNYNLINYYPCDNSFYYSGAVARNILASDVGIIAKKGNDGKTHVFVNNLASAQPMANVKVEFFDYQNIKLKSATTDQMGMATVGNTDDAYLVMASSGKQKGYLKISDGRNNSTSKFEVDGVINEGFNGKIYTERGVWRPGDSIYVCFVLEDKNNQLPANVPVSFELSNPHGQVIKKSVKIHSVGSIYDFRTATLASAITGNYSAKVTVGGKSFYRTLAIETVKPNRLKLKIAVLNDVLQRGKENKITITSEWLHGAKSPGLAYNVKARIRPTKTIFEKFKKFNFEDFTKARNTEEVLLSEGNLDENGQVVFAPKMQLNERSNGTLNVDLLTKVFEKGGNFSQDYATYPFMAFDSYAGLEMPETDDDTWLETDKKYVFRIANVSNKGDAIGGSKLEVKVYKIDWRWWWDNNGDATAYMQSNSLMPAIDTVLTTASNGIANVPFKLPYPNWGRFVMVVKDLKSNHTSSSLFYVDYPYWRRTNRNKTDQAKTIELSSNKTVYNTNETVQITIPSSSSGKALVCIENGTSVLKKFWVDGSSGESHFTFKTTKEMAPNVYVHVSYLQSYKNEENDLPMRLYGILPISVEDKNTHLDPVLTVKDEIRPDRKENITVSEKNGKAMTYTLAVVDEGLLDLTHFSTPDLWEYFYQKQALGVKTWDLYDDVMGGYAGKYGNVLSVGGDEAGALDESAHKANRFKPTVKFLGPFHLNPGQSVKHGLQLGEYIGAVRVMVIARQENAYGKAEKSVKVKKPIMVLATMPRVISPGESIEIPATVFAITEGKKQVKVDVKVSNNLTIDGSTTKTIDFAQQGDETVFFKARVAEKVGIAKVEITAKYGNEIATQTIEIEIRTPNPRVTDVQEFALEKGKKLSTQIQLSGIDGTNMAIVEVSALPPLNLNHRLNELLRYPHGCVEQTTSSVFAQLFVNELLSLTENEQVKASQNIQAAIQRLKLFQTNSGGFGYWPGASTENEWGTNYAGHFLVLAKDKGYQVDANFMKNWANYQKDRAISYNSTDESAQLIQAYRLYTLALNGKPEIAAMNRFREMPNLSGTAKWRLAAAYAIAGMPEVAQNLINQVEITPNKYASHGYTYGSELRDKAMILETLTLLNKENQSGMLAKEIAKSLASSSWLSTQETAYSLIAIQKYYRKNNATGEMKFVVNHQNSSDKIATAKPMYSKVLANNAARTTQTLEISNTGSNMLFVRVVKSYVPMQADTTKISNKMSLNVAYFDYEGNRLDPNKIPKGTEFKARITVQNKSYMEQRDLALSFMVPAGWEIQNNRMFGDLEGVDYQDIKDDRIYTYFDLNRDLSKTIEVPLTATYNGTFFQPTISVENMYDHSVLATEPGGWVEVVNKLAAGVN is encoded by the coding sequence ATGCGTTCAAAGATTCAAATTATCGTATTGCTGGTCGGCATTTTTTCGGCCTGCACCAATTCTAAAAAATTTCCGGTTTACAACCCTGAGTTTATTAATCACATATCGGCCTACACCACAGGTTTTGTTGAACGCGATGCGGAAATAATCATTGTTCTGAACGAAGCCGTAAAAGACAATAAAAAGGACAAAATAAAACCCACAGAATTATTCGATTTTGAACCGACAATAAAAGGTACTGCCGAATGGCGGAATAATAGAACCATTGTATTCAAACCCAATGAAAAGCTCAAAAGAGGCACTGTTTATCAAGCCGTTTTTCATTATGGTGAAATCAAAAATGTAAAAAGAGACCTGAAGCGTTTTCCATTTAGGTTCGAAACAAAAAAACCAGAAATAAACCTTCACGTAAGTGGTTTGCAAACCTATGCTGACAACAACCCCAAATTGCGAAAATTAACCGGAGAAATTACCACAAGTGATGATGAAAATCTGGAAACAATAAAGCAATGTTTAACTGCACAATACAAAGGAAAAAGTCAAAAAATTGACTGGTATGAGGTTGGCAGTCAAAAATTTCGATTTGAAATAGATAGTTTAGAACGAGGGTCAGAGATGGGTAAAGTAATACTGGAGCTAAACGGAAAACCAATGGAGTGTGCAACGCAACTAAAAAACGAAGTGTTGGTGCCTGGTATGGGCATTTTCCGTGTGGAAACAGTAGAAATTATTAATGAACCCGACCAAAAAATACATGTCTTTTTTTCGGAAAGTTTGAGCGAAATGCAAAGTTTTATTGGGTTGGTAGAACTCGATAGTCAGTCGATTGAAAATTATGAAGTAAATGGAAACAAAATGACCATTTTTCCTCAAAAAGGGTTGATAGGAGAACATAGGTTAAAATTTATCAAATCCATAAAAAACTATGCGGGAAAAACATTGCAAAACGATTTGATACGAGAAGTATATTTCGAAAAACCCAAACCCAAACTTCGCATGGTAGGTGCCGGAACCATTGTGCCAGATGCCAAAGGAGTAGTTTTCCCGTTTGAAGCAATGGGCTTAAAAGCCGTTGATGTTTGGATTTTCAGAATTCATGAACAAAACATACCGCAGTTTTTGCAGATAAACGATTTGGAAGAAAATGGCGAGCTAAAAAGAGTAGGGAAATTAATTTATGAAGGCAAAGTAGAATTAAATCAAAACAAAAAACCACTCGAAAACGAATGGGTTCGATATACGCTAAACATCAATAAATACATTCAAAAAGAGCCTGGAGCCATCTACCGAGTGATGATTGGTTTTAGAAGAAGCTACACTTTTTTTGAATGTTCGGAAGGGGAAGAAGACCATGCAATAGACGATGATGCCATGTATTATCACTACTACAGCGGCAACAATTACAACCTGATTAATTATTACCCCTGCGATAATTCGTTTTATTATTCTGGAGCAGTTGCACGAAATATTTTGGCATCGGATGTGGGTATAATTGCCAAAAAAGGAAATGACGGTAAAACCCATGTGTTTGTAAATAATCTTGCTTCAGCACAGCCAATGGCCAATGTAAAAGTGGAATTTTTTGATTACCAAAACATCAAGTTAAAATCGGCTACCACCGACCAAATGGGTATGGCCACTGTGGGAAATACCGACGATGCTTATTTAGTTATGGCCTCAAGTGGTAAACAAAAAGGGTATTTAAAAATTTCCGACGGAAGAAATAATTCCACCTCCAAATTTGAAGTTGACGGGGTAATAAATGAAGGATTTAATGGGAAAATTTATACTGAAAGAGGTGTGTGGCGACCCGGAGATAGCATCTATGTCTGCTTTGTTTTGGAAGACAAAAACAACCAACTACCTGCCAATGTTCCCGTTTCTTTTGAATTGTCAAACCCTCATGGACAGGTAATAAAGAAAAGTGTGAAAATCCACTCGGTAGGCTCAATTTATGATTTTAGAACAGCTACACTGGCCTCGGCCATCACCGGAAATTATTCGGCCAAAGTAACCGTTGGCGGAAAATCATTTTACCGAACATTGGCCATCGAAACCGTTAAACCAAATAGGTTAAAATTAAAAATAGCGGTATTGAATGACGTACTGCAAAGGGGCAAAGAAAACAAGATTACCATTACTTCAGAGTGGCTGCACGGAGCAAAATCGCCGGGATTGGCGTATAACGTGAAGGCGAGAATTAGACCAACAAAAACCATTTTCGAGAAATTTAAAAAATTCAATTTTGAGGATTTTACAAAGGCCCGAAATACAGAAGAAGTATTGCTTTCGGAAGGTAATTTGGACGAAAACGGGCAGGTGGTTTTTGCACCAAAAATGCAACTAAACGAACGGAGTAATGGCACATTAAATGTCGATTTGCTTACCAAAGTTTTCGAAAAAGGAGGCAATTTTAGTCAGGATTATGCCACCTATCCGTTCATGGCTTTCGACAGTTATGCAGGTTTGGAAATGCCCGAAACGGATGATGATACATGGTTGGAAACCGACAAAAAGTATGTTTTTAGAATAGCCAATGTATCTAACAAAGGTGATGCAATTGGTGGTTCAAAGCTGGAAGTGAAGGTGTATAAAATTGACTGGCGATGGTGGTGGGATAACAATGGCGATGCCACTGCCTACATGCAATCCAACAGTTTGATGCCCGCGATAGATACTGTTTTAACGACTGCTTCAAACGGTATTGCAAATGTTCCTTTCAAACTGCCATATCCAAATTGGGGTCGGTTTGTTATGGTGGTAAAAGATTTAAAATCAAACCACACAAGTTCCTCGTTGTTTTATGTGGATTATCCTTATTGGCGACGAACAAATCGAAATAAAACAGATCAAGCCAAAACCATCGAATTATCGAGCAACAAAACGGTATATAACACCAATGAAACGGTGCAAATAACCATACCAAGCAGCAGCTCTGGCAAGGCTTTGGTGTGTATCGAAAATGGCACATCGGTTTTGAAAAAGTTTTGGGTGGATGGTAGCAGTGGAGAAAGTCATTTTACGTTTAAAACTACCAAAGAAATGGCTCCTAATGTATATGTGCATGTCAGCTATTTGCAGAGCTATAAAAATGAAGAGAACGACTTGCCCATGCGACTTTATGGAATTTTACCCATTAGTGTGGAAGACAAAAATACACACCTCGACCCTGTTTTGACGGTAAAAGACGAAATAAGACCGGACAGAAAAGAAAATATAACGGTAAGCGAAAAAAATGGAAAGGCAATGACTTATACATTGGCGGTAGTGGATGAAGGTTTACTGGATTTGACACATTTTTCAACCCCCGATTTGTGGGAATATTTCTATCAAAAACAGGCATTGGGAGTTAAAACTTGGGATTTGTATGATGACGTGATGGGTGGCTATGCCGGCAAATACGGCAATGTGTTGAGTGTAGGAGGAGACGAGGCCGGAGCATTAGATGAATCGGCACACAAAGCCAATCGATTTAAACCCACTGTAAAGTTTTTAGGGCCATTCCATTTAAACCCTGGTCAATCTGTAAAACACGGATTGCAGTTGGGGGAATATATTGGTGCTGTGCGAGTAATGGTAATTGCACGACAAGAAAATGCCTATGGGAAAGCCGAGAAATCGGTAAAGGTTAAAAAACCCATTATGGTGCTGGCCACCATGCCACGGGTAATTAGTCCGGGGGAGAGTATTGAAATTCCGGCCACGGTTTTTGCTATAACAGAGGGTAAAAAGCAAGTGAAAGTAGATGTAAAAGTATCCAATAATCTTACGATTGATGGAAGCACTACTAAAACCATTGATTTTGCACAACAAGGAGACGAAACCGTTTTCTTTAAAGCCAGAGTGGCCGAAAAGGTGGGTATTGCCAAAGTGGAAATAACAGCTAAATATGGAAACGAAATAGCCACACAAACAATAGAAATTGAGATAAGAACACCAAACCCACGGGTTACAGACGTGCAAGAATTTGCCTTGGAAAAAGGCAAAAAATTAAGTACACAAATTCAACTTTCGGGTATTGATGGCACCAATATGGCCATTGTGGAGGTATCGGCCTTGCCGCCATTAAATTTAAACCACAGACTAAATGAGTTGCTACGCTATCCGCATGGTTGTGTGGAGCAAACCACCAGTTCCGTTTTTGCACAACTATTTGTAAATGAATTGCTTAGCTTAACAGAAAATGAGCAAGTAAAGGCTTCTCAAAATATTCAGGCTGCCATTCAACGACTAAAGTTGTTTCAAACCAACTCCGGAGGATTCGGTTATTGGCCGGGGGCATCCACCGAAAATGAATGGGGAACAAACTATGCCGGTCATTTTTTGGTATTGGCCAAAGATAAAGGCTATCAGGTGGATGCCAATTTTATGAAAAACTGGGCAAACTATCAAAAAGATCGAGCCATAAGTTATAACTCCACCGATGAATCCGCCCAGTTGATACAAGCCTACAGACTTTACACTCTGGCACTAAACGGAAAGCCTGAAATAGCGGCAATGAATCGTTTTAGAGAAATGCCCAACTTGAGTGGTACTGCCAAATGGAGATTGGCTGCTGCTTATGCTATTGCCGGAATGCCCGAAGTGGCTCAAAATTTAATAAATCAGGTGGAAATAACCCCGAATAAATATGCTTCGCATGGCTACACCTATGGCTCGGAATTAAGGGATAAAGCCATGATTTTGGAGACGTTGACACTTTTAAACAAGGAAAATCAGTCAGGCATGTTGGCCAAAGAAATTGCAAAAAGTTTGGCATCCAGCTCTTGGCTTAGCACCCAAGAAACCGCCTACAGTTTAATTGCAATTCAGAAATATTACAGGAAAAACAACGCTACCGGCGAAATGAAATTTGTGGTTAATCATCAAAATAGTTCTGATAAAATAGCAACCGCCAAACCGATGTACAGCAAGGTGTTGGCTAATAATGCAGCAAGAACGACTCAAACGTTGGAAATAAGCAACACGGGGTCGAATATGTTATTTGTAAGAGTGGTAAAATCGTATGTGCCAATGCAAGCCGACACTACCAAAATCAGCAATAAAATGAGCCTAAATGTGGCCTATTTTGATTATGAAGGAAATCGGCTCGACCCAAATAAAATTCCGAAAGGGACAGAGTTTAAAGCCCGAATAACAGTGCAAAACAAAAGCTACATGGAGCAGCGAGATTTGGCATTGAGTTTTATGGTTCCGGCGGGTTGGGAAATACAAAACAACCGCATGTTTGGTGATTTGGAAGGGGTGGATTATCAAGACATCAAAGATGACAGGATATACACCTATTTCGATTTGAACAGAGATTTGAGCAAAACCATTGAAGTTCCGCTAACAGCCACCTACAACGGCACCTTTTTTCAACCAACCATTTCGGTAGAAAATATGTACGACCACAGTGTGCTGGCCACCGAGCCGGGCGGATGGGTAGAGGTGGTAAACAAACTGGCAGCGGGCGTTAACTGA